The Colias croceus chromosome 23, ilColCroc2.1 genome window below encodes:
- the LOC123702182 gene encoding uncharacterized protein LOC123702182 gives MALKIMHPNTPKLRHHTVRFSGDDLPKYKSLDHSETMMPDYAGPQSFPGIDSGAPSPDSCSYVPAAQRFRLNEQRIKLLTAINQIVQHRAELESNRATLSSLLDELRRKLKRRVEECHYEKRDQMKALKQANHRLEKEKHNITSEIEHLKRHLEKEESHHVQHARNAVVHAIQGVTKAPNDIFTPCSVSQLPDIVSRNVAKNAPSKVADYKLAAARLMRDIVDLRQRLAQVEAKLANELKRKRQVEIDIVRLRKELSASKSNMASLRLLPAPQSRKPCSRFA, from the exons atggcgcTGAAAATAATGCACCCGAACACGCCAAAGCTGCGGCATCACACCGTGCGATTTTCTGGTGACGATCTGCCGAAATACAAGTCTTTG GATCATTCAGAAACAATGATGCCGGACTACGCGGGGCCCCAGTCGTTCCCAGGAATAGATTCCGGGGCCCCGAGCCCTGATAGTTGTTCGTACGTACCAGCCGCGCAAAGATTTCGACTTAATGAGCAAC GTATAAAACTTCTAACAGCAATCAACCAAATAGTGCAGCACCGCGCTGAGTTGGAGTCCAACCGCGCGACCCTCTCTTCCCTCCTCGACGAGTTGAGGAGGAAACTCAAGAGGAGGGTCGAAGAGTGTCACTATGAGAAGCGGGATCAGATGAAG GCATTAAAACAAGCGAACCATCGGCTCGAGAAAGAGAAGCACAACATAACAAGCGAGATAGAACACCTGAAGCGGCATTTGGAGAAGGAAGAGTCACATCACGTCCAACACGCGAGGAACGCGGTTGTGCAT GCAATCCAAGGAGTAACAAAAGCACCGAACGATATATTCACTCCATGCTCCGTGTCACAGTTACCGGACATCGTCAGCAGAAACGTCGCTAAGAATGCTCCTTCTAAAGTT GCAGACTACAAGCTAGCAGCTGCAAGACTTATGCGAGATATTGTTGACTTGCGACAGCGACTTGCGCAAGTGGAGGCTAAACTGGCTAACGAATTGAAG CGTAAACGGCAGGTTGAGATCGACATTGTGCGACTGAGGAAGGAGCTGTCAGCGTCCAAGAGCAACATGGCGTCGTTGAGGTTGTTACCCGCGCCGCAATCGAGGAAACCGTGCTCGAGATTCGCGTAA
- the LOC123702354 gene encoding single-stranded DNA-binding protein 3 isoform X1, producing the protein MYAKGKGSTVPSDAQAREKLALYVYEYLLHVGAQKAAQTFLSEIRWEKNITLGEPPGFLHSWWCVFWDLYCAAPERRDTCEHSSEAKAFHDYGFVNSGYGVNGIGHNAGPAPPNDGMGGGGMPPGFFPNSSLRPSPPAPHPGSQPSPHGPQPQLMGTGQPFIGPWYSGGPRSAVRMGMGNDFNGPPGQGMMGNSLERGGGGGAGMLGGPRMTPPRPGMGPMSPGAYAAGMRGPPPQGAGMPPMGMGPRGAWAGGSGAAGGSAPLNYSGGSPGAYGAPPGSNGPPGPPTPIMPSPQDSSNSGGDNMYTMMKPVGGALGAEFPLAGDHGPSSQHLTQPPTSEGLGGVDGMKSSPGGVGGGGPGTPREDSGSGMGDYNLSFGGPGGDQSDQTESAAILKIKESMQEEAKRFEKDPDHPDYFMQ; encoded by the exons ATGTATGCCAAGGGCAAAGGCTCTACGGTACCTTCGGACGCTCAGGCTCGCGAGAAGTTGGCCCTCTATGTGTACGAGTACTTACTGCATGTCGGGGCACAGAAAGCGGCGCAAACGTTCCTCTCTGAAATACGATGGGAAAAGAACATAACGCTCGGCGAACCCCCCGGGTTCCTACATTCCTGGTGGTGTGTGTTTTGGGATCTTTATTGCGCTGCACCAGAGCGAAGGGACACATGTGAGCATTCGTCAGAAGCGAAGGCTTTCCACGACTATGGCTTCGTCAATTCAGGATATGGTGTTAATGGAATCGGTCACAACGCTGGCCCGGCGCCTCCAAACGACG GCATGGGGGGAGGTGGTATGCCGCCCGGGTTCTTCCCGAACTCATCCCTCCGACCGTCGCCCCCAGCGCCCCATCCGGGCTCCCAACCGTCCCCGCATGGACCACAGCCGCAGTTAATGGGGACTGGACAGCCGTTTATTGGGCCTTGGTACTCGGGCGGGCCGAGGTCTGCGGTCAGGATGGGCATGGGCAACGATTTTAACGGGCCACCAG GCCAAGGCATGATGGGCAACTCTTTAGAACGGGGTGGTGGTGGAGGCGCTGGAATGCTCGGAGGGCCTCGCATGACCCCTCCAAGGCCCGGTATGGGGCCTATGAGCCCTGGTGCGTACGCGGCCGGCATGCGCGGGCCTCCGCCACAGGGCGCAG gTATGCCGCCAATGGGTATGGGTCCGCGGGGTGCCTGGGCGGGCGGTAGTGGGGCGGCTGGCGGGTCTGCCCCGCTGAACTACAGCGGCGGGTCGCCGGGCGCGTACGGAGCGCCACCCGGCTCGAACGGCCCGCCGGGCCCGCCGACGCCGATAATGCCCAGCCCGCAGGACTCGTCTAATTCGG GCGGTGACAACATGTACACAATGATGAAGCCCGTCGGCGGAGCGCTAGGGGCGGAGTTCCCACTCGCCGGCGATCACGGGCCGTCATCGCAGCACCTCACGCAACCGCCAACTAGCGAAG GTTTAGGCGGTGTTGACGGGATGAAGTCGTCGCCGGGCGGCGTTGGGGGCGGAGGGCCGGGGACTCCGCGTGAAGACTCGGGCTCTGGAATGGGGGACTACAACTTAA GTTTCGGCGGGCCGGGCGGCGATCAGAGCGATCAAACTGAATCGGCCGCCATTTTGAAGATAAAGGAGAGCATGCAGGAGGAGGCGAAGCGGTTCGAGAAGGATCCGGACCATCCGGACTATTTTATGCAGTGA
- the LOC123702354 gene encoding single-stranded DNA-binding protein 3 isoform X2, translating to MYAKGKGSTVPSDAQAREKLALYVYEYLLHVGAQKAAQTFLSEIRWEKNITLGEPPGFLHSWWCVFWDLYCAAPERRDTCEHSSEAKAFHDYGFVNSGYGVNGIGHNAGPAPPNDGMGGGGMPPGFFPNSSLRPSPPAPHPGSQPSPHGPQPQLMGTGQPFIGPWYSGGPRSAVRMGMGNDFNGPPGQGMMGNSLERGGGGGAGMLGGPRMTPPRPGMGPMSPGAYAAGMRGPPPQGAGMPPMGMGPRGAWAGGSGAAGGSAPLNYSGGSPGAYGAPPGSNGPPGPPTPIMPSPQDSSNSGGDNMYTMMKPVGGALGAEFPLAGDHGPSSQHLTQPPTSEGLGGVDGMKSSPGGVGGGGPGTPREDSGSGMGDYNLSGVDF from the exons ATGTATGCCAAGGGCAAAGGCTCTACGGTACCTTCGGACGCTCAGGCTCGCGAGAAGTTGGCCCTCTATGTGTACGAGTACTTACTGCATGTCGGGGCACAGAAAGCGGCGCAAACGTTCCTCTCTGAAATACGATGGGAAAAGAACATAACGCTCGGCGAACCCCCCGGGTTCCTACATTCCTGGTGGTGTGTGTTTTGGGATCTTTATTGCGCTGCACCAGAGCGAAGGGACACATGTGAGCATTCGTCAGAAGCGAAGGCTTTCCACGACTATGGCTTCGTCAATTCAGGATATGGTGTTAATGGAATCGGTCACAACGCTGGCCCGGCGCCTCCAAACGACG GCATGGGGGGAGGTGGTATGCCGCCCGGGTTCTTCCCGAACTCATCCCTCCGACCGTCGCCCCCAGCGCCCCATCCGGGCTCCCAACCGTCCCCGCATGGACCACAGCCGCAGTTAATGGGGACTGGACAGCCGTTTATTGGGCCTTGGTACTCGGGCGGGCCGAGGTCTGCGGTCAGGATGGGCATGGGCAACGATTTTAACGGGCCACCAG GCCAAGGCATGATGGGCAACTCTTTAGAACGGGGTGGTGGTGGAGGCGCTGGAATGCTCGGAGGGCCTCGCATGACCCCTCCAAGGCCCGGTATGGGGCCTATGAGCCCTGGTGCGTACGCGGCCGGCATGCGCGGGCCTCCGCCACAGGGCGCAG gTATGCCGCCAATGGGTATGGGTCCGCGGGGTGCCTGGGCGGGCGGTAGTGGGGCGGCTGGCGGGTCTGCCCCGCTGAACTACAGCGGCGGGTCGCCGGGCGCGTACGGAGCGCCACCCGGCTCGAACGGCCCGCCGGGCCCGCCGACGCCGATAATGCCCAGCCCGCAGGACTCGTCTAATTCGG GCGGTGACAACATGTACACAATGATGAAGCCCGTCGGCGGAGCGCTAGGGGCGGAGTTCCCACTCGCCGGCGATCACGGGCCGTCATCGCAGCACCTCACGCAACCGCCAACTAGCGAAG GTTTAGGCGGTGTTGACGGGATGAAGTCGTCGCCGGGCGGCGTTGGGGGCGGAGGGCCGGGGACTCCGCGTGAAGACTCGGGCTCTGGAATGGGGGACTACAACTTAA gTGGTGTTGATTTCTGA
- the LOC123702354 gene encoding single-stranded DNA-binding protein 3 isoform X3, translated as MYAKGKGSTVPSDAQAREKLALYVYEYLLHVGAQKAAQTFLSEIRWEKNITLGEPPGFLHSWWCVFWDLYCAAPERRDTCEHSSEAKAFHDYGFVNSGYGVNGIGHNAGPAPPNDGMGGGGMPPGFFPNSSLRPSPPAPHPGSQPSPHGPQPQLMGTGQPFIGPWYSGGPRSAVRMGMGNDFNGPPGQGMMGNSLERGGGGGAGMLGGPRMTPPRPGMGPMSPGAYAAGMRGPPPQGAGMPPMGMGPRGAWAGGSGAAGGSAPLNYSGGSPGAYGAPPGSNGPPGPPTPIMPSPQDSSNSGLGGVDGMKSSPGGVGGGGPGTPREDSGSGMGDYNLSFGGPGGDQSDQTESAAILKIKESMQEEAKRFEKDPDHPDYFMQ; from the exons ATGTATGCCAAGGGCAAAGGCTCTACGGTACCTTCGGACGCTCAGGCTCGCGAGAAGTTGGCCCTCTATGTGTACGAGTACTTACTGCATGTCGGGGCACAGAAAGCGGCGCAAACGTTCCTCTCTGAAATACGATGGGAAAAGAACATAACGCTCGGCGAACCCCCCGGGTTCCTACATTCCTGGTGGTGTGTGTTTTGGGATCTTTATTGCGCTGCACCAGAGCGAAGGGACACATGTGAGCATTCGTCAGAAGCGAAGGCTTTCCACGACTATGGCTTCGTCAATTCAGGATATGGTGTTAATGGAATCGGTCACAACGCTGGCCCGGCGCCTCCAAACGACG GCATGGGGGGAGGTGGTATGCCGCCCGGGTTCTTCCCGAACTCATCCCTCCGACCGTCGCCCCCAGCGCCCCATCCGGGCTCCCAACCGTCCCCGCATGGACCACAGCCGCAGTTAATGGGGACTGGACAGCCGTTTATTGGGCCTTGGTACTCGGGCGGGCCGAGGTCTGCGGTCAGGATGGGCATGGGCAACGATTTTAACGGGCCACCAG GCCAAGGCATGATGGGCAACTCTTTAGAACGGGGTGGTGGTGGAGGCGCTGGAATGCTCGGAGGGCCTCGCATGACCCCTCCAAGGCCCGGTATGGGGCCTATGAGCCCTGGTGCGTACGCGGCCGGCATGCGCGGGCCTCCGCCACAGGGCGCAG gTATGCCGCCAATGGGTATGGGTCCGCGGGGTGCCTGGGCGGGCGGTAGTGGGGCGGCTGGCGGGTCTGCCCCGCTGAACTACAGCGGCGGGTCGCCGGGCGCGTACGGAGCGCCACCCGGCTCGAACGGCCCGCCGGGCCCGCCGACGCCGATAATGCCCAGCCCGCAGGACTCGTCTAATTCGG GTTTAGGCGGTGTTGACGGGATGAAGTCGTCGCCGGGCGGCGTTGGGGGCGGAGGGCCGGGGACTCCGCGTGAAGACTCGGGCTCTGGAATGGGGGACTACAACTTAA GTTTCGGCGGGCCGGGCGGCGATCAGAGCGATCAAACTGAATCGGCCGCCATTTTGAAGATAAAGGAGAGCATGCAGGAGGAGGCGAAGCGGTTCGAGAAGGATCCGGACCATCCGGACTATTTTATGCAGTGA
- the LOC123702405 gene encoding 60S ribosomal protein L32 has protein sequence MAIRPVYRPTIVKKRTKRFIRHQSDRYDKLKRNWRKPRGIDNRVRRRFKGQYLMPTIGYGSNKKTRHMLPNGFRKVLVHNVRELEILMMQNRKYCAEIAHGVSSKNRKTIVERAQQLSIRVTNAAARLRSQENE, from the exons ATGGCAATCAGACCGGTATATAGGCCGACTATCGTCAAAAAGAGGACGAAAAGATTCATCAGACATCAATCCGACCGATATGACAAACTTAAACGTAACTGGCGTAAACCTAGAG GTATTGACAACAGAGTGCGCAGGCGTTTCAAGGGTCAATACTTGATGCCAACAATTGGTTATGGTTCCAACAAGAAGACCCGCCACATGCTGCCTAATGGCTTCCGcaag GTCCTCGTGCACAACGTCCGCGAACTGGAGATCCTCATGATGCAAAACAGGAAATACTGCGCGGAGATTGCGCACGGCGTGTCCTCCAAGAACCGCAAGACCATCGTAGAGAGGGCCCAGCAGCTCAGCATCAGGGTGACCAACGCGGCCGCCCGCCTCCGCAGCCAGGAGAACGAATAA